A window of Hymenobacter aerilatus contains these coding sequences:
- the mltG gene encoding endolytic transglycosylase MltG, producing the protein MATPSNTPPPSILERRDKALKRRKRIGTLVALAGVLFVSFSYYFYQIFYTANVETKGRPTYVLIRRGEPYKAVLDSIYATGAIVDKLSFAFVAKLMKYPDLVKPGRYELKDGYTNRQLVSDLRAGRQSPLKLTFQNIRLREDLARKLSHSIDARPGQFDSLLSSPSYTKSLGFDTTTILTMFIPNTYELYWNSSADNLMQRMKKEYEKFWTPARDAKRQKLGLTRAQVSTLASIVEAEQQQHADERPRVAGVYLNRLQRGMKLQADPTVVYANGDFGIKRVLNVHLQKDSPYNTYKYNGLPPGPINLPSIASIDAVLNPEDHNYLYFCAKEDFSGYHAFATNEAAHLVNARRYQAALTRSGIMK; encoded by the coding sequence ATGGCTACCCCATCTAATACTCCTCCCCCTAGCATCCTGGAGCGCCGCGATAAGGCCCTCAAACGTCGCAAACGCATTGGTACCTTGGTGGCGCTGGCGGGCGTGCTGTTTGTGAGCTTCTCGTACTATTTCTACCAGATTTTCTACACCGCCAACGTAGAAACCAAAGGTCGGCCTACCTACGTGCTCATCCGCCGCGGCGAGCCATATAAGGCCGTGCTCGATAGCATCTACGCCACCGGCGCCATTGTGGATAAGCTTTCGTTTGCCTTCGTGGCCAAGCTGATGAAGTATCCTGATCTAGTGAAACCCGGCCGCTACGAGCTGAAAGACGGCTACACCAACCGCCAGCTGGTATCGGACTTGCGCGCTGGGCGGCAGTCACCTCTCAAGCTCACGTTCCAGAATATCCGGCTGCGGGAGGACCTGGCCCGCAAGCTCAGCCACAGCATCGACGCGCGACCGGGACAATTCGATTCGCTGCTGAGTAGCCCTAGCTACACCAAGAGCCTAGGGTTTGACACCACGACGATTCTAACGATGTTCATCCCGAACACGTACGAGCTGTACTGGAACTCCTCGGCCGACAACCTCATGCAGCGCATGAAGAAGGAATACGAGAAGTTCTGGACGCCCGCCCGCGACGCCAAGCGTCAGAAGCTGGGCCTCACGCGCGCCCAGGTGAGCACGCTAGCCAGCATTGTGGAGGCCGAGCAGCAGCAGCACGCCGATGAGCGCCCTCGCGTGGCGGGAGTGTACCTCAACCGCCTCCAGCGCGGCATGAAGCTGCAAGCCGACCCCACCGTGGTGTACGCCAATGGCGACTTCGGCATCAAGCGCGTGCTGAACGTGCATTTGCAGAAAGATTCGCCCTACAACACCTACAAGTACAACGGCCTACCCCCCGGTCCCATCAACCTGCCCAGCATCGCCAGCATTGATGCCGTGCTGAACCCTGAGGACCACAACTATCTCTATTTCTGC
- a CDS encoding L-threonylcarbamoyladenylate synthase, whose translation MAATLLRIHPDNPPQNRLLQAVEVLRKGGVIIYPTDTIYGLGCDIHNAKAVEKLCRIKGIHPEKANLSFICADLSHITDYAHGITTPMYKVLKKALPGPFTFIFEASPQAPRYGGVKRKTVGIRVPDNQICTSLVRELGNPIVSTSIRDDDELLEYTTDPDLLYEKYRSLVDLVIDGGFGNNVASTVVDCTNEDFDIIRQGAGDIEQYL comes from the coding sequence ATGGCTGCTACGTTGCTTCGCATTCATCCTGATAATCCACCCCAAAACCGCCTGCTGCAAGCTGTGGAAGTGCTGCGCAAAGGTGGGGTCATTATTTATCCTACGGATACCATCTACGGTCTGGGCTGCGACATTCACAACGCCAAAGCCGTGGAAAAGCTCTGCCGCATTAAAGGCATTCACCCCGAGAAGGCCAATCTGTCGTTTATATGTGCCGATTTGTCACATATTACCGATTATGCCCACGGCATCACCACGCCCATGTATAAGGTGCTGAAAAAAGCCCTACCCGGTCCGTTCACCTTTATTTTTGAGGCTAGCCCACAGGCCCCGCGCTATGGCGGCGTAAAGCGCAAAACCGTGGGCATTCGTGTGCCCGACAACCAGATTTGCACCAGCCTGGTGCGCGAGTTGGGCAACCCCATCGTCTCTACCTCTATCCGTGACGACGATGAGCTTCTCGAATACACCACCGACCCCGATCTACTGTATGAGAAATACCGCTCTTTGGTAGACCTCGTGATTGACGGCGGCTTCGGCAACAACGTAGCCAGTACCGTCGTCGACTGCACCAATGAGGATTTCGACATCATCCGCCAGGGCGCCGGCGACATTGAACAGTATTTGTAA
- a CDS encoding lysophospholipid acyltransferase family protein, whose translation MPPSTPAKPYPWYLRPVNWLLIGLSRLPLPVLYFFADGIYLLLAYGIRYRWRVITENIRNSFPEKTEAEVAATGRAFYRHFAQVIVEILKLRTISAAELGRRVRFTNPELIEPLFAAGRTVLTLGSHAGNWEWILSGAAVRFPGRADGVYKPLSSPFFESFMYELRTRSGAVLVPMRNTLRYLLSTRGEGRSLSLLTDQAAGPRDSPYWTTFLHQDTSFYTSADRLAPQLQAPVFYVSIQRVRRGYYNITITLLYDGYAPIEKGSYPIAEAFARLLERDIQAAPAQYLWSHRRWKHKR comes from the coding sequence ATGCCTCCCTCTACCCCCGCCAAACCCTACCCTTGGTACCTGCGTCCCGTCAATTGGCTGCTGATTGGGTTGTCCCGGCTGCCCTTACCGGTGCTGTATTTTTTCGCCGACGGTATCTACCTATTACTAGCCTACGGGATTCGCTATCGTTGGCGCGTTATCACAGAGAACATTCGAAATTCGTTTCCGGAGAAAACGGAGGCTGAGGTAGCCGCTACGGGCCGTGCGTTTTACCGACACTTTGCGCAGGTGATTGTGGAGATTCTAAAGCTGCGCACCATCTCGGCGGCGGAGCTGGGTAGGCGGGTGCGCTTCACCAATCCTGAGCTGATTGAACCGTTGTTTGCAGCTGGCCGCACTGTCCTCACATTGGGCTCGCACGCAGGCAACTGGGAGTGGATTTTGTCAGGAGCGGCAGTGCGGTTTCCGGGTAGGGCCGATGGGGTGTATAAACCCCTAAGCAGCCCGTTTTTTGAGAGCTTCATGTATGAGCTGCGCACCCGCAGTGGGGCAGTACTGGTGCCCATGCGCAACACGCTGCGTTACTTGCTAAGCACCCGCGGCGAAGGTCGCTCGCTCAGCCTGCTTACTGACCAGGCCGCTGGTCCCCGCGACAGCCCCTACTGGACCACTTTCCTGCACCAGGATACCAGCTTCTACACCAGCGCCGACCGCTTAGCTCCGCAGCTGCAAGCGCCCGTATTCTACGTCAGCATCCAGCGCGTGCGGCGCGGTTACTACAACATCACCATTACGCTACTCTACGACGGCTACGCGCCCATCGAAAAGGGTTCATACCCCATTGCCGAGGCTTTTGCCCGTTTGCTGGAGCGCGATATTCAGGCCGCGCCTGCACAGTATCTATGGTCACACCGCCGTTGGAAACATAAGCGGTAA